From the Cervus elaphus chromosome 20, mCerEla1.1, whole genome shotgun sequence genome, one window contains:
- the ATPAF1 gene encoding ATP synthase mitochondrial F1 complex assembly factor 1, with protein sequence MERSRGPLAEADAPGEEEEEVGTAMAAVVAAAGGAGPAVLQVAGLYRGLCAVRTRALSLGLVSAAQLRVFPVRRSSGRPAGGADGSGVGDELEANPFYDRYRDKIQQLRRSDPAAFESRLEKRSEFRKQPVGHSKQGDFIKCVEQKTLGKQPVSRGFTKDKTLSSIFNIEMVKDKTAEEIKQIWQQYFAAKDTVYAVIPKEKFDLIWNRAQSCPTFLCALPRREGYEFFVGQWTGTELHFTALINIQTRGEAAASQLILYHYPELKEEKGIVLMTAEMDSTFLNVAEAQCMANQVQLFYATDRKETYGLVETFNFRPSEFKYMSVIAELEQSGLGAELRCSQSQDKT encoded by the exons ATGGAGCGGTCGCGCGGGCCGCTGGCCGAGGCCGACGCAcccggggaggaggaggaggaggtgggaacGGCCATGGCTGCCGTGGTGGCGGCGGCGGGTGGCGCGGGCCCGGCCGTCTTGCAAGTGGCCGGCCTCTACCGCGGCCTATGCGCAGTGCGCACTCGCGCCCTGAGCCTGGGGCTCGTGTCAGCCGCGCAGCTGCGCGTGTTCCCGGTGCGCCGCAGCTCCGGCCGGCCCGCCGGGGGAGCCGACGGCAGCGGGGTCGGGGACGAGCTTGAGGCCAACCCCTTCTACGACCGCTACCGCGACAAGATCCAGCAGTTGCGCAG GTCTGACCCAGCTGCTTTTGAGTCCAGACTGGAGAAGCGCAGTGAGTTTAGGAAGCAGCCAGTGGGGCACTCCAAGCAAGGTGACTTTATCAAATGTGTGGAACAGAAG ACACTGGGGAAACAGCCTGTGAGCAGAGGATTCACTAAGGACAAG actCTCAGTTCAATCTTCAACAttgagatggtgaaagacaaaactgcagaagaaataaaacag ATTTGGCAGCAGTATTTTGCAGCAAAAGATACAGTCTACGCAGTTATTCCT AAAGAAAAGTTTGATTTGATTTGGAACCGGGCTCAGTCCTGCCCAACA TTTCTCTGTGCACTACCAAGAAGGGAAGGTTATGAGTTTTTTGTCGGGCAGTGGACAGGTACTGAACTCCACTTCACTGCACTTATAAATATTCAG ACCCGAGGGGAAGCTGCGGCCAGCCAGCTGATTTTATATCACTACCCTGAACTTAAGGAAGAAAAGGGCATAGTGCTGATGACAGCAGAAATGGATTCCACATTTCTG AATGTTGCTGAGGCACAGTGCATGGCCAACCAAGTTCAGCTCTTCTATGCCACGGATCGAAAAGAGACCTACGGGCTAGTGGAGACCTTTAACTTCAGACCGAGTGAGTTCAAGTATATGTCTGTCATCGCGGAGCTGGAGCAAAGCGGACTTGGAGCCGAACTGAGATGTTCTCAGAGCCAGGATAAGACTTAG
- the TEX38 gene encoding testis-expressed protein 38 isoform X3, protein MRAATFTYSPLLYWINKRRHYGMNTAINTGPTPAATKTATDVQSSDRPWELDVPESRSCAAQDSSPKVEAPGPLQPAVQPPPQQPPPSSPMLRPQASSPFPIPIFQEVPFALSLCNLPPMLNHSVSYPLATCPQRNVHFSSLPTMAQGDHCLNAKPFASEL, encoded by the coding sequence ATGAGAGCAGCCACATTCACCTACAGCCCGCTGTTGTACTGGATTAACAAGCGACGGCACTATGGCATGAACACAGCCATCAATACTGGCCCTACCCCTGCTGCCACCAAGACTGCGACTGACGTCCAGAGTTCAGATCGCCCCTGGGAGCTGGATGTCCCTGAGAGCAGGAGCTGTGCTGCTCAAGACAGCAGCCCCAAGGTGGAGGCCCCTGGCCCCCTGCAACCTGCAGTGCAGCCTCCCCCACAGCAGCCCCCACCTTCTTCCCCAATGCTGCGGCCCCAGGCCAGCTCCCCATTCCCAATTCCCATCTTTCAGGAGGTGCCCTTTGCCCTCTCCCTGTGTAACCTACCCCCGATGCTGAACCACTCGGTCTCCTACCCTTTGGCCACCTGTCCTCAAAGGAATGTCCACTTCAGTTCTCTCCCCACAATGGCCCAGGGGGACCACTGCTTGAATGCCAAGCCCTTTGCTTCAGAACTGTAG
- the TEX38 gene encoding testis-expressed protein 38 isoform X1, whose protein sequence is MEVWVSLYFGFLGLCSVVTGSCILFLHWRKNLRREERAQEWVEVMRAATFTYSPLLYWINKRRHYGMNTAINTGPTPAATKTATDVQSSDRPWELDVPESRSCAAQDSSPKVEAPGPLQPAVQPPPQQPPPSSPMLRPQASSPFPIPIFQEVPFALSLCNLPPMLNHSVSYPLATCPQRNVHFSSLPTMAQGDHCLNAKPFASEL, encoded by the exons ATGGAGG TGTGGGTGTCACTGTACTTTGGATTCCTGGGGCTGTGTTCTGTGGTAACTGGCAGCTGCATTCTCTTTCTGCACTGGAGGAAGAACCTGCGGCGGGAAGAGCGTGCCCAGGAGTGGGTGGAGGTGATGAGAGCAGCCACATTCACCTACAGCCCGCTGTTGTACTGGATTAACAAGCGACGGCACTATGGCATGAACACAGCCATCAATACTGGCCCTACCCCTGCTGCCACCAAGACTGCGACTGACGTCCAGAGTTCAGATCGCCCCTGGGAGCTGGATGTCCCTGAGAGCAGGAGCTGTGCTGCTCAAGACAGCAGCCCCAAGGTGGAGGCCCCTGGCCCCCTGCAACCTGCAGTGCAGCCTCCCCCACAGCAGCCCCCACCTTCTTCCCCAATGCTGCGGCCCCAGGCCAGCTCCCCATTCCCAATTCCCATCTTTCAGGAGGTGCCCTTTGCCCTCTCCCTGTGTAACCTACCCCCGATGCTGAACCACTCGGTCTCCTACCCTTTGGCCACCTGTCCTCAAAGGAATGTCCACTTCAGTTCTCTCCCCACAATGGCCCAGGGGGACCACTGCTTGAATGCCAAGCCCTTTGCTTCAGAACTGTAG
- the TEX38 gene encoding testis-expressed protein 38 isoform X2, translating into MWVSLYFGFLGLCSVVTGSCILFLHWRKNLRREERAQEWVEVMRAATFTYSPLLYWINKRRHYGMNTAINTGPTPAATKTATDVQSSDRPWELDVPESRSCAAQDSSPKVEAPGPLQPAVQPPPQQPPPSSPMLRPQASSPFPIPIFQEVPFALSLCNLPPMLNHSVSYPLATCPQRNVHFSSLPTMAQGDHCLNAKPFASEL; encoded by the exons A TGTGGGTGTCACTGTACTTTGGATTCCTGGGGCTGTGTTCTGTGGTAACTGGCAGCTGCATTCTCTTTCTGCACTGGAGGAAGAACCTGCGGCGGGAAGAGCGTGCCCAGGAGTGGGTGGAGGTGATGAGAGCAGCCACATTCACCTACAGCCCGCTGTTGTACTGGATTAACAAGCGACGGCACTATGGCATGAACACAGCCATCAATACTGGCCCTACCCCTGCTGCCACCAAGACTGCGACTGACGTCCAGAGTTCAGATCGCCCCTGGGAGCTGGATGTCCCTGAGAGCAGGAGCTGTGCTGCTCAAGACAGCAGCCCCAAGGTGGAGGCCCCTGGCCCCCTGCAACCTGCAGTGCAGCCTCCCCCACAGCAGCCCCCACCTTCTTCCCCAATGCTGCGGCCCCAGGCCAGCTCCCCATTCCCAATTCCCATCTTTCAGGAGGTGCCCTTTGCCCTCTCCCTGTGTAACCTACCCCCGATGCTGAACCACTCGGTCTCCTACCCTTTGGCCACCTGTCCTCAAAGGAATGTCCACTTCAGTTCTCTCCCCACAATGGCCCAGGGGGACCACTGCTTGAATGCCAAGCCCTTTGCTTCAGAACTGTAG